In Francisella orientalis FNO12, the sequence ATTTTTAGAGCAGCAGTCCTGAGCCTGTTTCTCATTTTTTGGTATAGCCGTTTTTGGAAGGTCAAAATTTATACCATTGAAACCAAACCCCTTTACAATACTAATTAAACTATCAAAGTTTACAGTTTGCCAATCAATATGTGATGATTTTCCACGAAAAGAAATTAAAACATGCTTTCCTTTTAATTCCTTATAGTTAATAAATTCTTTTAGCTCTTTTGGTACCATACAGTTTATTCGAGCTGCCATTCTCATTATTAAATGACAATTCAAAGCCCTTACTACTTGTATGTGTAACATATGCGGCTATTATCACATTATATTTACAGATATCTGGGTTTTGGTCACAATATTCTTTATTTTTTGGCATCGATATATCGACTGGGGTTGTATTTATCTGTCTACCCAAGATATTATAGGAACTACTCTTTCCCCACAATGGTAAGAAGCCGGCAATAACTAGTCCTTTAATTTTGCTATCAACTCGAACACAAAAATTATTATAAATACACTTTCTGAGATTTTTAGCAAATACTCCAGAATTATGCGAAGAATCTCCATATAAATCTGCTGCATAATCTGTATTTAAAGACCAACCTGTCACACCTGCAAATCTAGGTTTAAACTTAAGCTTTTAAACTCAGGTAACATAAGCTCTACCGCTTGCTCAGTTGTTAATGATAAGGTCGCATTACCTTCAGGATGATATACTATATTTGTACCTCCTGAAACTGCTTTTGTTGGCTCACCTATTAAAATTTTGGTATGGATAGGAACATGTAAATCATTTACAATTTTTGAATAGCTATCCGCTATAAAGCCTGGCTCATATTCTGGATATGTATCATATTCCTGAATAAATAAGTAATCTATATATCCATTCTGAATAACTTTATCATAATCATTACTCTTACCTGTTGTTACTAGCTTATAATCACTTACATGAGGTTCCGCAACAATTACAATTTTTGGATCTAGTTTTTGATACTCAAAGAAAGTTGATTAATAAAATCTGATGATGTAAATTTCCTAAAACTATAAACAATTCCATCAATACTATTTTTGTGTAAGAAATTAACTATATTATTTGCTAAAGCGCTAATCTGTGCATTTGGCATATCTTTACCAAAAATGTTAGGAATAGCATCTGTTTTACTTACACCCAGATGAAAGGTGTTGGGAATGCCTCCGAATGCCAGCAAGACTTTCATGCTAGCCTCTTTAGCTTGTCTTACTTTATCTATAATGGTTTGTATTGAAGTAGGACTAGAAGTATAAAATCCAATATCGGTACCGTAAACTTCGCCATAAGCTATGATAATAACATTGTATCCATCATTTTTTGCTTTATTTATATCAACTCTAGATGTTGAGCCAGGAGTTCTAACATCTAAAAATCCAGCAATAATTCGCTTAGGAAGCAAATCTGTAGAGCTATTTTTTCTACTTCCTCACTCATAGATGGTTGGGCAATTATGCACATAGGTATGATTGACCAGCAAAACACAATCAAAGTAATAACTTTTTTCATTGCAAAACAACATAGATGCTAATCTTATAATTATAAATAATTCTAGATAAATATGTTAGTGATAGTGATTTTTAAATAAACTATTATTGAAGATAAACATATAACAGAATTTTTAAAAAAAATTAATAGCTATCGCTATTAGTCATCTTTTGAGTAATATAAGCCTTTAGAGGAATTGAGAGCCTTAAGACGAGCATCCGCTTCTTTAAGTCTTTTATTTGCAGCTTCTACATCCAATTTAGAGGCATCTGGATTTTTAAGTGCTTCTTGAGCTCTAGCTCTAGCTTTTTCAGCTTCAGCTTGATTCAAGTTTTCTGCTCTCTCCATATCATCTACCATAATTGTAACACGAGTAGGAGTAACTTCTACAATACCACCTGAGACGTATAGTATATCAGTGTGTTCATCTTTTCTAACATTGACTACACCAGCTGGTAGAGTGGATAGAAGCTCTGTATGTCCATATGCTATACCCATTTCTCCAGCAGATCCACGTAGACTTACGATATCAGCCTCGCCTTTAAAAACTGAACCTTGGGGACTAACCACATCAACTTTTAGGTATTTTTTTGTCATATCTACACCCTATTATAGAGTTTTTGCCTTTTCGATTGCTTCTTGGATTGAACCAACCATGTAGAAAGCTTGCTCTGGTAAATGATCATACTCACCATTGACTATAGCTTTAAAGCTAGCCACCGTGTCTTTAAGTGATACAAACTTACCAGGATTACCGGTAAACACTTCGGCAACATGGAATGGCTGAGATAAGAATCTTTGAATCTTACGAGCTCTATCAACCGTTCTTTTATCCTCATCAGAAAGCTCATCCATACCAAGAATAGCGATAATATCTTTTAACTCCTTGTATCTCTGAAGCACTTTCTGAACAGCACGAGCTGTCTCATAATGATCCTGTCCTACAACTAAAGGGTCTAATTGTCTAGAAGTTGAGTCTAGAGGATCAACAGCAGGATAAATACCCAACTCTGCAATTTGACGCGATAATACAATCGTTGCGTCTAAGTGAGAGAATGTTGTAGCTGGTGACGGATCTGTCAAATCATCTGCTGGGACATAAACAGCCTGCACAGAAGTAATAGAGCCGGTCTTAGTAGAAGTAATACGTTCTTGTAAAGCACCCATCTCTGCTGCTAATGTTGGCTGATAACCTACTGCAGATGGCATACGACCTAACAATGCTGAAACTTCTGTACCCGCCAATGTATAACGATAAATATTATCAATAAACATCAATACATCACGCTTCTCATCACGGAAGCCTTCTGCTATCGTTAAACCACTAAGAGCTACTCTTAATCTATTTCCTGGTGGCTCATTCATCTGACCATATACTAGGGCTACTTTATCTAGTACATTTGAGTCTTTCATTTCGTAATAAAAATCATTACCTTCACGAGTTCTTTCACCTACACCTGCAAATACTGAATATCCACTGTGTTCTTTTGCAATGTTGTTAATAAGCTCCATCATTGTTACAGTCTTACCAACACCCGCTCCACCAAACAAGCCCACTTTACCACCTTTTGCAAATGGACAAATAAGATCAACTACTTTAATACCTGTTTCTAATATTTCTGTACTTAATGCTAATTCATCATAAGCTGGAGGTGCCTGGTGAATAGACCTAGTTTCTGTATACTGAATTGGTCCCGCCTCATCAATAGGTTCACCCAATACATTCATAATACGGCCTAAAGTACCATGTCCTACTGGTACAGAAATTGGTGCGTTTGTGTTCTCCACAACCATTCCTCGTCTTAGACCATCACTAGAGCCCATAGCAATAGTTCTTACAACACCATCACCAATTTGCTGCTGTACTTCTAGTACTAAATTTGCTTCTTTTACATTTAATGCATCATATACTTTTGGAGTGTTATCTCGAGAAAACTCTACATCAATAACAGCACCAATTACTTGAATAATTTTACCTGTACTCATTTATCTCTCCTAAACTGCTGCCGCACCTGAACAAATTTCTGCAAGCTCTTGAGTAATCATAGCTTGTCTTACTTTGTTGTAATCTAGTTTTAACTGATCGATTATATCACTTGCATTATCAGTCGCATTTTTCATAGCCATCATACGAGCAGCTTGCTCACATGCCGCATTCTCTAATATTGCTCCTCTTACTTGAGCTTCTATATATCGAATGCATAAAGCATTTAAAACTTCCTCAATATCTCTTTCATATATATAATCCCAATACCCCTTAGATGCTTGAGCCTTATTAGCCTTAAGCTCTTCTTCTGAGAAGATGTCTTGGATAGGTAGCAATGTTTGCAATTTTGGCTTTTGTTTGATTGTACTAACAAATTCGTTACTACTCATATAAAGTCTATCTATCTCACCATTTGTGAACTTATCTAGCATAACTTTAAGTGCGCCGCCAATAGCTCTAACACTACCTTCATTATCTTTATCATTATAATGTGCTGTGGCAACTACGTTAATATCTTTAAGTTTTGCAAAAAATGTTGCCGCTTTTGAACCAATTGCACAAACATCAATCTCAACCCTATCATCAAGATTCTTTTTGATATCTTTGAGAACGTGCTTAAACAAGTTAATATTAAGTCCTCCACAAAGACCTCTATCTGTAGAAGTAACTATATACCCGACTCTTTTGACCTCTCTATCAAAAAGATACGGGTTTGGATAGTCAATACTTACCATTGTAACGTTTTTGATAATAGTATTTGCACTTTCAACATAAGGACGTACATTATTCATTTTGACTATTGCACCCCTCATCTTACTAGCTGCAACCAATTCCATAGCACCAGTGATTTTTTGGGTATTTTTAACACTCAGCACTTTAGAACGTATTTCTCTAGCATTAGACATAGTCTATACTCCTATTACCAAGCTTGATTTGCTTTACAATCTTCAACAATTGTTTTTAACTTCTCAGCAATCTCGGCATCATATTTGCCAGTTTCATTAATCTCAGCCACAACTTCTGCATATTTAGTTTCCGCAAGCGCATGTAATGCTGATTCAAAAGGAATAACCTCTAAAACATCTAAACTATCTAAATATCCATTATCCGCTGCATACAATGATAGTACCATCAAAGCAATTGACAATGTTGAAAACTGCTTTTGTTTTAGAAGTTCTGTCACTCTTTGACCTCTGTTAAGCTGTGCTCTAGTAGCTTCGTCAAGATCCGATGCAAACTGTGAGAATGCCT encodes:
- a CDS encoding F0F1 ATP synthase subunit epsilon, with the protein product MTKKYLKVDVVSPQGSVFKGEADIVSLRGSAGEMGIAYGHTELLSTLPAGVVNVRKDEHTDILYVSGGIVEVTPTRVTIMVDDMERAENLNQAEAEKARARAQEALKNPDASKLDVEAANKRLKEADARLKALNSSKGLYYSKDD
- the atpD gene encoding F0F1 ATP synthase subunit beta; protein product: MSTGKIIQVIGAVIDVEFSRDNTPKVYDALNVKEANLVLEVQQQIGDGVVRTIAMGSSDGLRRGMVVENTNAPISVPVGHGTLGRIMNVLGEPIDEAGPIQYTETRSIHQAPPAYDELALSTEILETGIKVVDLICPFAKGGKVGLFGGAGVGKTVTMMELINNIAKEHSGYSVFAGVGERTREGNDFYYEMKDSNVLDKVALVYGQMNEPPGNRLRVALSGLTIAEGFRDEKRDVLMFIDNIYRYTLAGTEVSALLGRMPSAVGYQPTLAAEMGALQERITSTKTGSITSVQAVYVPADDLTDPSPATTFSHLDATIVLSRQIAELGIYPAVDPLDSTSRQLDPLVVGQDHYETARAVQKVLQRYKELKDIIAILGMDELSDEDKRTVDRARKIQRFLSQPFHVAEVFTGNPGKFVSLKDTVASFKAIVNGEYDHLPEQAFYMVGSIQEAIEKAKTL
- a CDS encoding F0F1 ATP synthase subunit gamma, which produces MSNAREIRSKVLSVKNTQKITGAMELVAASKMRGAIVKMNNVRPYVESANTIIKNVTMVSIDYPNPYLFDREVKRVGYIVTSTDRGLCGGLNINLFKHVLKDIKKNLDDRVEIDVCAIGSKAATFFAKLKDINVVATAHYNDKDNEGSVRAIGGALKVMLDKFTNGEIDRLYMSSNEFVSTIKQKPKLQTLLPIQDIFSEEELKANKAQASKGYWDYIYERDIEEVLNALCIRYIEAQVRGAILENAACEQAARMMAMKNATDNASDIIDQLKLDYNKVRQAMITQELAEICSGAAAV